DNA from Dehalobacter sp. 12DCB1:
GCCAGTGCGCGGACCGAACATACGCAAAGAGCGATGTATGACGGACAGGTTCACGATGTGAACGAAGTTGCTAAAGCCGTGTCATTTGTAAAGAATGAACTTGAGCATAAATTAAACCGCAAATTGACAAAAGTGGCTGTGGCAGCAGCAGGCAGGGCGCTTTGCACCGAAATGGCGACGGTCTCGAGAGAGGAAGTTCTGCCGATACACTGGGAACAGGAAGAAGTCTTGGCCATGGAAATGGAAGCTGTCCAGAAGGCCATGAAGAAAATCTCAGCTGAAGAGACAGACAATATCCTATTCTACTGTGTCGGATACAGTACGGTGAAGCAGCTGCTCGAAGATCAGCAGATTACTACTTTGGTCGGGCAAAGAGGGAAAAAAGCAGAAATCACAGTTATTTCTTCATTTTTACCGAGGACGGTTGTCGATGGTCTTATTGCAGTTTTAGCAAGGGCGGGGCTTGAGATGGCCAGTTTGACGCTAGAACCAATTGCCGCTGGACTGGCTGCAATTCCCGGAGATATGAGAAGACTGAATCTGGCCCTCGTGGATATGGGGGCAGGGACTGCAGATATAGCATTAACCAAGGAAGGTACCTTCTTTGCCTATGGTATGGTGCCAATGGCCGGTGATGAGGTCACAGAAGCAATCTGTTCCAATTATTTGGTCGATTTTCAGGAAGGCGAAAGGATTAAAAAGCAGCTGAACGGGAACGATCCAAATCCAAACAGCCTGATTAACATCGTCAATTTCTTCGGAGTCAGGTCCTCTGTCACACGTCAGGAAGTTCTGGATGTCATTAAACCGACCGTTCAGGTGATTGCCGAAAGGATCGGCGGAGAAATCCTGCTGCTGAATAACAGCTGTTCACCCCAGGCCGTGATCATGGTTGGGGGAGGTAGTCTTACCCCATTGATGGGAGATATTCTGTCCAAGGTGATTAATCTTTCCCGAGGCAGAATCGGCATTCAGGTTCGGGAAAGACTGTCCGAGGTCTCCGGTCAGGAAGAAAATTTATTTGGTTCGGATGTCATTACGCCGATTGGAATTGCGATCTCGGCGCTGGATAATAAAGGTCTCCATTATTATGCAGTTAATGTGAACAATACGAATATTCCGTTGTTTGAACTACAGCTTGCTACGGTAGCGGAAGGACTTCTGGCGGCAGGTGTTCAGCCAAAAACGTTTTTCGGGCGTCCTGGATCGGCGCTGATCTATAAGCTAAACGGAGAGATTCAGGTCATCAAAGGAGAGTTGGGAAGTCCCGCGATGATTACAGTCAATGACCAGCCAGCCAAGCTAGACCAGAGGCTTAATCAAGGTGACGTGGTTACCTTTATGCCGGGTCATTCAGGAGAAGGTGCCAAAGCGCAGGTCAAAGATATCATTTTCCGGTCTGCAGCAAAGAGGATTGTCTGGAATGGCAAGGAAGAGGAATTCAAGCCGTTCATCTATCTGAACAATAAACCGGCTGACGAAGAAGACTGGCTTGAGGATGGCTGCAGCCTGCTCGTAAAAAAGAATGAAACGCTCTATGATTTACTAGCCATAAAAGGCATTAATATCAATAAAATTAACAAAAAGAGAATTAGAGTCAACAACCAGCTCCGAGAACTGGTGTCGGATCTGGAGATTATCGTTAATGATTACCCTGTAACCAAAGACTGTATTATTAATAATAGCGATCGTGTCGATATTCTTGAGAAAAAAATATTAATCAAGGATCTGGCGCTAGAAGCCGAACCAATGATTTTTACGGTTAACGGAGAAGCGTTCAGTTTACCGCCGTTTGAAGCAAAGATCTACTTCAAAGGAAGGGTCATACAAGAAGATGAGCCTATCGAAGACGGTATGGAAATTAGAGTGGAAGGTTTTTCGCGCAAGCCCATTTTGTCGGAACTATTTCCGTATATAAATCTTGCTGAAAACTCAATTTCGGGCGGAAAACTAGAAATGCAGGTCAATGGCAGTGAAGCTCATTTTACGACCGAACTGAATCAGGGAGACCGAATTGTCGTCAACTGGATCAATAAATTTGCGCTCGCCAAATAAAATAAAAAAGAAAAACCCCCAGCTGGGGGCAATAGGCCAAGGGCCTAGGTGGAAAGGGTTAAGGAGTATACACCAAATAGTATAGTGGGAAACAGCCGTACTTGTCCCATTTTTTCACTCAATAGCGTGTTCTGGAGGGTGAACAGTTTAGGAGAGCGGTTTAACGTACCATAGATCACATCATTTCCTCGTCAAGACTCCGATACTGCCACCGATCGCACCCGATATGGGACTAATCAGGACTTTCTCGAGCAGTATTTTCCAAGAAGGATTACCTGTATAGAAAATGTAATAGATCAATATGGTAACCACAAAAAAACCGATTCCGATAGCCAGCCCGTACAGAAGTCCTCTTGCTCCGGATTGATACGCAATGTAAAAACTGGCGATGAATACGCCAATTCCGGCAGTGAGCAGCGAGTAAAGAACAGATTCCTGCACCGAAGTAAAGAAGTAGACCAGACTCAAAACAACGGTGAGCAGAAATGAGATGATGATGGACAGCGCTATACCTTTGGTGACTAATGACAGCTGAAACGGTTTTGACATACGGCAGCCTCCTTTTTCTCCAATTTCTGTACACCATATGCTTGGCCCATATAACTTATGACTTAAAAGTTAAGACAAAGATTGAAATAAAAAAGGTTTAGGGAGAAGGCGATCACAATGAAAAAAATGATTCCAGATTTTAAAAAGATGAGCGAACAGGAGAACAAGATTACAATGCTGACGGCCTATGATTTTCCGACGGCACAAATCATGGAAAAAGCCGGTGTCGATGTGATTCTTGTGGGTGATTCGCTTGGGATGGTCGTATTAGGATACGACTCAACAGTTCCGGTAACGATGGAGGATATGCTGCATCATGCCAAAGCTGTCCGGCGGGGTGCTCCGAATACTTTTATGATTGTGGATATGCCTTATCTGACTTATGCGAGGCCTAAAGATGCGTTGCGCAATGCCGGAAGGCTGATGCAGGAGGGTGGAGCCGACGCTGTTAAACTCGAGGGCGGGGAGGAATACCGCGAAATTATCAGTTTTTTGACCAAAGCCGGGATTCCTGTTGTTGGCCACATTGGTTTAACGCCTCAAACGGCCGGCCTATTGGGTGGATATAAAGTCCAAGGAACAGAAATACACAGCGCTTCCAAACTTTTGCGTGATGCCGGAATTCTGGCTCAAGCCGGTGTTTTTATGCTGGTCCTGGAAGCAATACCGGCGCAGCTCGCAGCAAAGATCACACAGTCAATATCCGTGCCGACCATTGGCATAGGTGCCGGGAATCAATGTGATGGCCAGGTCCTGGTTATTCATGATATGATTGGCGTTTCAGATAAGACTGTGCCGACCTTTGTCAAACGATACGAAATGATCGAGCCTCTGATCGTTGACGCTGTGCAAAAATATTGCGCGGAGGTCAAAGATGCGGCTTTTCCTTCCGACATATATTCTTTTTCCATGAAAGAAGACGTCTTAAACAAGCTGACGTAACGGAAGAAGAATTATTAAATTTTTGAAATAGTTTATGCGGTCTTTATATTATACTTAAAAAATATATAATTTTTTACAATTTAAGTGAAATTAATCATTAATTTATGATATAATACAATAAACTATTTCGTTGTTTTATTTTGCTTGGAAGGATGAATAACATTGAAACTGAAGGATAAGACGTACAATAAGTTTTTGGAATTCTTTGAGAAAGTGTCCAAGAAACATGATGAAGACCAGTTTGAAATTGCTTATTCCGAAATACAGCGTGAAACAGGCGTAGCAAGCATTACCCTAAAGAAAGCACTAAAAGTGCTGGAAGACGATAAGGTTATTGAAATCAGCCAAGGAAGAAACACCCGATACGGTAAGATTAGGTATTTAAATAAATCGGATTCTAATTCCAAAGATCCCTCCCGTAAAACAAAAATACTTACTTTAGTGGATGATGGAACGGCTAATCCTGGGACACTCCATCAAATTAAGAATATGTCCAGTCTCATCGAACAGCTGCGGCAGAGGGTACGTACCCAGGAAATGACTATCTCTGTGATTTTGGACAGACTTGCTGATTTGGAAGATAGAGTGCATCGCTAAAACATATTGGTTTTCCAGTTGTTTCTAGAGGATTTTTCTTCACCCTGGTGATATAATATCTATGATGCTGCTCTGTTTGTATGGACTATCATGGTTTTGATCCTATTTTTTTTCCGGGAACTGAGTAGTGGCAGGTTGTGTACATCATACTTTACAAAAAAGAAGATGGAAAGATCTGTCTAGGTACCCACCTGCATGTGCAGGGTCAGAAAACCAGATGTCTAACGGCAAAGCGGGAAGAGGATGTCCAACGGATATCCTCTTTAAAATTTATGAGGAATTTTATGGAGGAAAAAGTGTCTAATTCTAAGTTTCTGGCTATGATTCCGTTAATGGTTTTAATATTGTTTGAGACGGTCTCCCGCGGGAGTTTTGTCCATACATTAATCTGGGCAGTATGCGAACCGAATCAATTTGTTGCCACGTATGCTATGCTGTTTGGACTGATTAATGCTTTTTATCTTTTGCCCCGGCGTTTATACCTGTCCATGGCAGCAGTCATTCTAACCGGCCTTTCCTTTATCGCACTGGTCAGTAGGGAAAAACTACTCCTACGAGGAGAGCCTTTGCTGCCCTGGGATTTAAACCTTGGAAAGGAAGCTGCGAACATTTCCCAGAGCTTTCAGGATCTGCCAATCGCTTTTATGTTGGGACTCGTGATCTTACTTATCGTTTCGATCATCCTGATCATTCGTTACATACCAACGGAAAAGTACCTTTCGGCTCAAAAAGTCCCTATTGCGGTACTGTCTTTTCTCTTGCTATTTAATCTA
Protein-coding regions in this window:
- a CDS encoding cell division FtsA domain-containing protein, which encodes MKTVFALDIGTRVVIGLVAQKSELGYEVIASARTEHTQRAMYDGQVHDVNEVAKAVSFVKNELEHKLNRKLTKVAVAAAGRALCTEMATVSREEVLPIHWEQEEVLAMEMEAVQKAMKKISAEETDNILFYCVGYSTVKQLLEDQQITTLVGQRGKKAEITVISSFLPRTVVDGLIAVLARAGLEMASLTLEPIAAGLAAIPGDMRRLNLALVDMGAGTADIALTKEGTFFAYGMVPMAGDEVTEAICSNYLVDFQEGERIKKQLNGNDPNPNSLINIVNFFGVRSSVTRQEVLDVIKPTVQVIAERIGGEILLLNNSCSPQAVIMVGGGSLTPLMGDILSKVINLSRGRIGIQVRERLSEVSGQEENLFGSDVITPIGIAISALDNKGLHYYAVNVNNTNIPLFELQLATVAEGLLAAGVQPKTFFGRPGSALIYKLNGEIQVIKGELGSPAMITVNDQPAKLDQRLNQGDVVTFMPGHSGEGAKAQVKDIIFRSAAKRIVWNGKEEEFKPFIYLNNKPADEEDWLEDGCSLLVKKNETLYDLLAIKGININKINKKRIRVNNQLRELVSDLEIIVNDYPVTKDCIINNSDRVDILEKKILIKDLALEAEPMIFTVNGEAFSLPPFEAKIYFKGRVIQEDEPIEDGMEIRVEGFSRKPILSELFPYINLAENSISGGKLEMQVNGSEAHFTTELNQGDRIVVNWINKFALAK
- a CDS encoding TIGR04086 family membrane protein — protein: MSKPFQLSLVTKGIALSIIISFLLTVVLSLVYFFTSVQESVLYSLLTAGIGVFIASFYIAYQSGARGLLYGLAIGIGFFVVTILIYYIFYTGNPSWKILLEKVLISPISGAIGGSIGVLTRK
- the panB gene encoding 3-methyl-2-oxobutanoate hydroxymethyltransferase, producing the protein MKKMIPDFKKMSEQENKITMLTAYDFPTAQIMEKAGVDVILVGDSLGMVVLGYDSTVPVTMEDMLHHAKAVRRGAPNTFMIVDMPYLTYARPKDALRNAGRLMQEGGADAVKLEGGEEYREIISFLTKAGIPVVGHIGLTPQTAGLLGGYKVQGTEIHSASKLLRDAGILAQAGVFMLVLEAIPAQLAAKITQSISVPTIGIGAGNQCDGQVLVIHDMIGVSDKTVPTFVKRYEMIEPLIVDAVQKYCAEVKDAAFPSDIYSFSMKEDVLNKLT